In Passer domesticus isolate bPasDom1 chromosome 32, bPasDom1.hap1, whole genome shotgun sequence, the following are encoded in one genomic region:
- the DAP3 gene encoding small ribosomal subunit protein mS29 isoform X2 encodes MLRSLKGLVCHSGKLGRGCALPRAALSSVSSQDVPAEKPRAIFHTSESDPAKHTEQHEGRLYSIPLEEVKAVFPHGLPHRFQQQIQTFNEARVMVRRPALEILSYLKGSNFAHPAVRYVIYGERGTGKTMTLCHVVHYCWRQGWLVVHIPDAHLWVKNCKELFQSSYNKDRLDQPLQASVWLKNFKATNERFLQEIKTQKKYIWGKRESTEEGSPLREVVEQVSPEELTLVHNLRKMLMNDWSGGAIVTTLSQTGSLFKPSSAYTPQELLGKEGFDALDPFVPIAVPNYSPREFESCYGYYLERRWLQHERAHTEDGKAELRFLSGSNPRQLDRLAGPL; translated from the exons ctgggccgtggctgtgccctgcccagggctgccctgagctctgtgtCCAGCCAGGATGTCCCAGCAGAAAAACCCCGAGCGATTTTCCACACCAGCGAGAGCGACCCG GCCAAGCACACGGAGCAGCACGAGGGTCGCCTGTACAGCATCCCCCTGGAGGAGGTGAAGGCTGTGTTCCcccatgggctgccccatcgtTTCCAGCAGCAG ATCCAGACCTTCAACGAGGCGCGGGTGATGGTGCGGAGGCCGGCGCTGGAGATCCTCTCCTACCTGAAGGGCTCCAACTTTGCCCACCCTGCTGTCAGATACGTGATCT ATGGTGAGAGAGGAACAGGCAAGACCATGACCCTGTGCCACGTGGTTCACTACTGctggaggcagggctggctggtggTGCACATCCCTGATG CTCAtctctgggtgaagaactgcAAGGAACTTTTTCAGTCTTCCTACAACAAAGACCGGctggatcagcccctgcaggcTTCTGTCTGGCTCAAGAACTTCAAAGCCACCAATGAACGTTTCCTGCAAGAG ataaaaacacaaaaaaaatacatttggggCAAAAGAGAAAGCACAGAGGAGGGCAGCCCTTTGAGGGAAGTGGTGGAGCAG GtttctcctgaggagctgacGCTGGTGCACAACCTGAGGAAGATGCTGATGAACGACTGG AGTGGAGGTGCCATTGTGACCACCCTGAGCCAGACTGGCTCACTCTTCAAGCCCAGCTCAGCCTACactccccaggagctgctgggaaag GAAGGCTTCGACGCCTTGGACCCCTTCGTGCCCATCGCTGTCCCCAACTACAGCCCCAGGGAGTTCGAGAGCTGCTACGGCTACTACCTGGAGCGCCGCTGGCTGCAGCACGAGCGAG CGCACACCGAGGACGGCAAGGCGGAGCTGCGGTTCCTCAGCGGCTCCAACCCGCGGCAGCTGGACCGGCTGGCGGGACCGCTGTAG
- the DAP3 gene encoding small ribosomal subunit protein mS29 isoform X1 → MLRSLKGLVCHSGKLGRGCALPRAALSSVSSQDVPAEKPRAIFHTSESDPAKHTEQHEGRLYSIPLEEVKAVFPHGLPHRFQQQIQTFNEARVMVRRPALEILSYLKGSNFAHPAVRYVIYGERGTGKTMTLCHVVHYCWRQGWLVVHIPDAHLWVKNCKELFQSSYNKDRLDQPLQASVWLKNFKATNERFLQEIKTQKKYIWGKRESTEEGSPLREVVEQGLARVRSASDAVGVLLRELRQQSQRGSCRLLVAADGVNALWGRTTLSKEDKSPVSPEELTLVHNLRKMLMNDWSGGAIVTTLSQTGSLFKPSSAYTPQELLGKEGFDALDPFVPIAVPNYSPREFESCYGYYLERRWLQHERAHTEDGKAELRFLSGSNPRQLDRLAGPL, encoded by the exons ctgggccgtggctgtgccctgcccagggctgccctgagctctgtgtCCAGCCAGGATGTCCCAGCAGAAAAACCCCGAGCGATTTTCCACACCAGCGAGAGCGACCCG GCCAAGCACACGGAGCAGCACGAGGGTCGCCTGTACAGCATCCCCCTGGAGGAGGTGAAGGCTGTGTTCCcccatgggctgccccatcgtTTCCAGCAGCAG ATCCAGACCTTCAACGAGGCGCGGGTGATGGTGCGGAGGCCGGCGCTGGAGATCCTCTCCTACCTGAAGGGCTCCAACTTTGCCCACCCTGCTGTCAGATACGTGATCT ATGGTGAGAGAGGAACAGGCAAGACCATGACCCTGTGCCACGTGGTTCACTACTGctggaggcagggctggctggtggTGCACATCCCTGATG CTCAtctctgggtgaagaactgcAAGGAACTTTTTCAGTCTTCCTACAACAAAGACCGGctggatcagcccctgcaggcTTCTGTCTGGCTCAAGAACTTCAAAGCCACCAATGAACGTTTCCTGCAAGAG ataaaaacacaaaaaaaatacatttggggCAAAAGAGAAAGCACAGAGGAGGGCAGCCCTTTGAGGGAAGTGGTGGAGCAG GGCCTGGCGCGGGTCAGGAGTGCCAGCGATGCCGTGGGGgtgctgctgagggagctgaggcagcagagccagcgCGGCTCCTGCCGGCTCCTGGTGGCCGCGGACGGCGTCAACGCGCTCTGGGGACGGACCACGCTGAGCAAGGAGGACAAGAGCCCT GtttctcctgaggagctgacGCTGGTGCACAACCTGAGGAAGATGCTGATGAACGACTGG AGTGGAGGTGCCATTGTGACCACCCTGAGCCAGACTGGCTCACTCTTCAAGCCCAGCTCAGCCTACactccccaggagctgctgggaaag GAAGGCTTCGACGCCTTGGACCCCTTCGTGCCCATCGCTGTCCCCAACTACAGCCCCAGGGAGTTCGAGAGCTGCTACGGCTACTACCTGGAGCGCCGCTGGCTGCAGCACGAGCGAG CGCACACCGAGGACGGCAAGGCGGAGCTGCGGTTCCTCAGCGGCTCCAACCCGCGGCAGCTGGACCGGCTGGCGGGACCGCTGTAG